A stretch of Natronococcus sp. CG52 DNA encodes these proteins:
- a CDS encoding 30S ribosomal protein S12 has product MANGKYAARKLKKDRQNQRWSDSDYARRARGLREKSDPLEGAPQARGIVLEKVGIEAKQPNSAIRKCVRVQLIKNGKQVTAFCPGDGAISFIDEHDEVTIAGIGGAKGRAMGDLSGVNYKVEKVNGVSLIELVRGNAEKPVR; this is encoded by the coding sequence ATGGCAAACGGCAAGTACGCCGCGCGCAAGCTCAAGAAGGACCGCCAGAACCAGCGGTGGTCCGACTCGGACTACGCGCGCCGCGCCCGTGGACTTCGGGAGAAGTCCGACCCCCTCGAGGGGGCCCCACAGGCTCGAGGTATCGTACTCGAAAAGGTCGGCATCGAAGCGAAGCAGCCCAACTCGGCAATTCGAAAGTGCGTCCGAGTGCAGCTGATCAAGAACGGGAAGCAGGTCACCGCGTTCTGTCCCGGTGACGGTGCGATCTCGTTCATCGACGAGCACGACGAAGTTACCATCGCCGGTATCGGTGGGGCGAAGGGTCGTGCGATGGGTGACCTCTCGGGTGTCAACTACAAGGTCGAGAAGGTCAACGGTGTCTCGCTGATCGAACTCGTTCGCGGAAACGCAGAGAAACCGGTGCGATAA
- a CDS encoding 30S ribosomal protein S7, producing MAAEDQPDPDAPAGGADVSAKLFGTWEIGEIEYNDPSTERYITVTPVAHTAGRHASKQFKKSQISIVERFINRLMQTEENTGKKQQSLNHVREAFELIHERTEENPVQVLVTAVENSAPREETVRLKYGGISVPKAVDVAPQRRVDQALKFLADGVQSASFKTPTPTAEAIANQLVGAANYDVQTYAVSQKEEKERVAAAAR from the coding sequence ATGGCTGCTGAAGACCAACCAGACCCTGACGCTCCTGCTGGCGGCGCAGACGTCTCCGCGAAGCTGTTCGGAACGTGGGAGATCGGCGAAATCGAGTACAACGACCCGTCCACCGAACGATACATCACGGTGACTCCGGTCGCACACACCGCTGGCCGTCACGCCAGCAAGCAGTTCAAGAAGTCCCAGATCTCGATCGTCGAGCGCTTCATCAACCGCCTCATGCAGACCGAGGAGAACACGGGCAAGAAACAGCAGTCGCTCAATCACGTCCGTGAAGCGTTCGAACTCATCCACGAACGTACCGAGGAGAACCCGGTGCAGGTGCTCGTAACGGCTGTCGAGAACTCCGCACCTCGAGAGGAGACCGTCCGCCTGAAGTACGGTGGGATTTCGGTCCCGAAGGCCGTCGACGTCGCCCCACAGCGACGAGTCGACCAGGCCCTGAAGTTCCTCGCGGATGGCGTCCAGAGCGCCTCGTTCAAGACGCCGACGCCCACCGCAGAGGCTATCGCGAACCAGCTCGTCGGCGCGGCAAACTACGACGTTCAGACGTACGCGGTCAGCCAGAAGGAAGAGAAAGAGCGCGTCGCGGCTGCTGCACGCTAA
- a CDS encoding DUF7503 family protein has product MIGVLFTILLAISQAGTVAANGGAHAGP; this is encoded by the coding sequence ATGATCGGCGTTCTGTTCACAATTCTTCTGGCCATTTCACAGGCCGGAACTGTCGCAGCAAATGGTGGTGCCCACGCAGGGCCCTGA
- a CDS encoding CHAT domain-containing protein — translation MIVEVRPDQQTSLPKGEYILDLSGPLKLYAQVHGSVQIYSDPQRTHIIFGKSSPVIIGARSYHTRPARTITTTSNPEDIMQVVSMFGSALKTTTPDRSFPTLRGHPPAIEKGDELVIPEGLKKPKTGIQFEVPPTLQHIFVIMPLAYYFGAEVVSGSEPQLTTDTGYSYALDGEDGFESTVNRILKHTFFLDCVVRTEGISPLPLHKRSTIKSILEFDIESAYEKSISEQLEIYLGVPFSTIEPHLPDWRLEIQLEPKSDYVEFLPFLANYLPVINIQEDNKKNFPEYEDQVQAISEFMRNDFTREMTSVRSNDSIPEQTDEPISLSVKQLWTGENTPEIISTTPLSAFQNSIGRNPREDPIEIKVICNDLEMREELESVDDAYGNREELPFDVVLHHNITTSEFKDILSNESDFLHYIGHIDKSGFQCSDGRLDASTVEKSNIKAFLLNACQSHDQGLHLIEAGSIGGIVTLGNVINSGAVRIGSTIAQLLNQGFPLYGALDIAQNESIVSQQYLMVGDGRTTIAQSETAVPNACLIKKGMGEMLAEIKTYDSIRAERGTLFTPYLDPIDSYYIVPGKTEQIPVQRSHLEEFFDKGRFPVVIDGSVRWSNNLENDDLI, via the coding sequence ATGATCGTGGAGGTCAGACCTGACCAACAAACGTCTTTGCCGAAAGGAGAATACATTCTTGATCTTTCCGGCCCATTAAAATTATACGCTCAGGTTCATGGTTCTGTTCAAATATACTCGGACCCTCAACGAACTCATATAATATTTGGAAAATCTTCTCCAGTGATTATCGGTGCCCGGTCCTACCACACGCGACCTGCGCGAACAATTACGACAACATCCAATCCTGAGGACATTATGCAGGTGGTTTCAATGTTTGGATCAGCACTCAAAACGACGACACCTGATCGATCCTTTCCTACTCTCCGTGGGCATCCGCCAGCCATCGAAAAAGGGGATGAACTCGTCATTCCTGAAGGACTAAAGAAACCGAAAACAGGTATTCAGTTCGAAGTTCCACCCACTCTTCAGCACATATTCGTCATTATGCCACTTGCATACTATTTCGGAGCGGAAGTTGTATCCGGTTCCGAACCCCAACTTACAACCGATACAGGATATAGTTACGCGCTTGATGGAGAGGATGGATTCGAATCCACCGTCAACCGTATCCTTAAACACACATTCTTCCTTGATTGTGTTGTTCGTACAGAAGGGATTTCGCCGCTGCCACTCCATAAACGAAGTACAATCAAATCAATTCTCGAATTTGATATAGAATCCGCATATGAGAAATCAATTAGTGAACAACTTGAGATCTATCTTGGAGTTCCATTCTCCACTATAGAACCACACCTTCCAGACTGGCGGCTTGAAATACAACTCGAACCAAAATCAGATTACGTTGAATTTCTCCCATTTCTTGCTAACTATCTCCCAGTTATTAATATTCAAGAGGATAATAAGAAAAATTTTCCAGAATATGAAGATCAAGTACAAGCAATCTCAGAATTTATGCGGAATGACTTCACTAGAGAAATGACTTCTGTTCGAAGTAACGATTCAATCCCTGAGCAGACTGATGAGCCAATATCGCTATCAGTCAAACAACTATGGACTGGTGAGAATACACCAGAAATCATCAGCACAACTCCTCTCTCCGCCTTTCAGAATAGTATCGGTAGAAATCCGCGAGAAGATCCAATCGAGATCAAGGTAATTTGTAATGATTTGGAAATGCGTGAGGAACTTGAATCGGTGGACGATGCCTATGGAAATCGTGAGGAACTTCCATTTGACGTCGTACTCCACCACAATATAACAACTAGTGAATTCAAAGACATATTATCGAATGAGAGTGACTTTTTACATTATATTGGCCATATTGACAAAAGTGGGTTTCAGTGTTCAGATGGGAGATTAGATGCATCAACGGTGGAAAAGTCAAATATAAAAGCGTTTTTGCTTAATGCTTGCCAGTCACATGACCAAGGATTACATCTGATTGAGGCAGGAAGTATTGGCGGTATCGTAACACTCGGTAATGTCATTAATAGCGGCGCAGTCAGAATTGGGAGTACAATTGCCCAATTACTGAATCAAGGTTTTCCACTCTACGGTGCATTGGACATCGCTCAAAATGAAAGCATCGTAAGTCAGCAATATCTAATGGTTGGCGATGGACGAACAACTATTGCACAATCGGAGACAGCTGTACCAAATGCTTGTCTGATAAAAAAGGGAATGGGGGAGATGTTAGCCGAAATTAAAACCTACGATTCCATACGAGCAGAAAGAGGCACGTTATTCACACCATATTTAGATCCGATCGATTCCTATTATATAGTACCTGGAAAAACCGAACAGATACCTGTACAAAGATCTCATCTCGAGGAGTTTTTTGATAAAGGCAGATTCCCTGTAGTGATTGATGGTTCTGTGCGTTGGAGCAATAACTTAGAGAATGATGATCTGATATAA
- a CDS encoding DUF7504 family protein, translated as MFSETGRRGGPDDAFIEELSRLKRQGASVLVVGSTRASQQTETCRRLLGHAIERPRRRVLVSTTGKTRDVFDVVSEHTPDRLSVITHDVQTRSAAAADSSSISSIPETPTSTDSLVDLGVAISSAIESLETVADGFEPSELRIGVDSLVPLLEEYGREQVFRFIHLTNGRTRDADGMIHYHLPVERDADIVPILSPLFDVIVELRERNGVCQERWSLKNGTLCSGWISTTRV; from the coding sequence ATGTTCTCGGAGACCGGCCGTCGAGGCGGACCAGACGACGCATTCATCGAAGAACTGTCGCGGCTGAAACGCCAGGGAGCAAGCGTCCTCGTCGTCGGGTCCACTCGAGCCAGCCAGCAGACGGAAACCTGCCGGCGTCTTCTCGGACACGCTATCGAACGCCCGCGGCGGCGGGTTCTGGTGTCGACGACCGGAAAAACGCGTGACGTCTTTGACGTCGTAAGCGAACACACACCGGACAGACTCAGCGTCATCACCCACGACGTACAGACCCGTAGTGCCGCCGCAGCCGATTCGTCCTCGATCTCGTCGATCCCCGAGACACCGACCAGCACCGACTCACTCGTCGACCTCGGAGTCGCGATTTCGAGCGCGATCGAGAGCCTCGAGACCGTCGCCGACGGATTCGAGCCCTCGGAGCTTCGAATCGGTGTCGACTCGCTGGTCCCGCTGCTCGAGGAGTACGGCCGGGAGCAAGTCTTTCGCTTTATCCACCTGACCAACGGCCGAACGAGGGATGCAGATGGAATGATTCACTACCACTTGCCGGTCGAGCGAGACGCGGATATCGTTCCGATTCTCTCGCCGCTGTTCGACGTCATCGTCGAGTTACGGGAGCGAAATGGCGTCTGTCAGGAGCGGTGGTCACTCAAGAACGGCACGCTGTGTTCGGGATGGATTTCGACGACGCGGGTGTGA
- a CDS encoding DUF5781 family protein codes for MDLRVNGSGPTAPFLSARGLFETEYDLSLPVYVQLRDDPDVRTWAGHYDDRHVLNISRQAASSAMARELALHELAHMARYEQEHPSHTQSTEEVLYLALAGKSVERRQLSHCYQIANHMKDIYADDITLAVGPGEKLLSFFESSLAAAVADRPESPLRPGFERLSASADPEITAVNAAFALALAERHELVDDDHRLYDLAHAAAMDAPHIEFEGFKRRFRELARDPDSSSYRQVLVEATRSYVGGSGPAAD; via the coding sequence ATGGATCTCCGCGTGAACGGATCGGGTCCCACCGCACCCTTTCTCAGCGCACGTGGTCTGTTCGAGACCGAGTACGACCTCTCGTTGCCGGTTTACGTCCAGTTGCGCGACGACCCTGACGTCCGGACCTGGGCCGGTCACTACGACGACCGACACGTCCTGAACATCTCACGACAGGCCGCCTCGAGCGCGATGGCCCGCGAACTCGCCCTCCACGAACTCGCCCACATGGCTCGCTACGAGCAGGAACACCCCTCACACACGCAGTCCACCGAGGAGGTGCTCTACCTCGCGCTGGCCGGAAAGAGCGTCGAGCGGCGACAGCTCTCGCACTGCTACCAGATCGCGAACCACATGAAGGACATCTACGCCGACGACATCACGCTCGCGGTCGGTCCCGGTGAGAAACTCCTCTCGTTTTTCGAGTCGAGCCTCGCAGCGGCAGTCGCGGACCGACCCGAGAGTCCACTCCGACCGGGGTTCGAACGGCTCTCCGCGAGCGCTGATCCCGAGATTACGGCCGTCAACGCAGCCTTCGCGCTGGCGCTTGCGGAGCGACACGAACTCGTCGACGACGATCACCGACTGTACGACCTCGCACACGCGGCCGCGATGGACGCCCCGCATATCGAGTTCGAAGGGTTCAAACGCCGCTTTCGGGAACTCGCTCGCGACCCCGACTCGAGCAGTTACCGACAGGTGCTCGTGGAGGCGACGCGCTCCTACGTCGGCGGAAGCGGCCCCGCAGCGGATTGA
- a CDS encoding elongation factor EF-2 — MGRRKKIVQECERLMDKPENIRNIAIAAHVDHGKTTLSDNLLAGAGMISDETAGEQLAMDTEEDEQERGITIDAANVSMTHEYEGTNHLINLIDTPGHVDFGGDVTRAMRAVDGALVVVDAVEGAMPQTETVLRQALREGVKPTLFINKVDRLISELQEGPEEMQERLLSVIHDVNELIRGMTEEMDDIEDWTVSVEDGTVGFGSALYKWGVSMPSMQRTGMDFGEIMDLERNDERQELHERTPLSDVVLDMVCEHFPNPVDAQPRRIPRIWRGDDESELAESMRLVDEDGEVVLMVTDIGMDPHAGEIASGRVFSGTLEKGQELYVSGTAGKNRVQSVGIYMGGEREEVENVPAGNIAAVTGLRDAIAGSTVSSTEMTPFESIEHISEPVITKSVEAKSMDDLPKLIEALRQFSKEDPTIQIEINEDTGEHLISGQGELHLEVITQRMEKNQGIPVNTGEPIVVYREQPQQASDEIEGISPNRHNRFYVSIEPMSNELVETIQLGEASMDMPEQERREALQNAGMEKDDSQEVEHIHGTNILIDDTKGIQHLNETMELVIEGFEDALNNGPLANEPVQGTLIRLHDARLHEDTIHRGPAQVIPATRNALHKALIDGQIKMLEPMQDVRIDVPNDHMGAASGEIQGRRGRVDDMYQEGDLMVVEGIAPVGEMIGFASDIRSATEGRASWNTENAGFEVMSDSLQREKIMEIRERKGMKLELPPSIDYI, encoded by the coding sequence ATGGGCCGACGCAAGAAGATCGTTCAAGAGTGTGAACGGCTGATGGACAAACCGGAGAACATCCGGAACATCGCCATCGCCGCTCACGTCGACCACGGTAAAACGACCCTTTCTGACAACCTCCTCGCTGGTGCCGGCATGATCTCCGACGAGACTGCCGGCGAGCAGCTCGCGATGGACACGGAGGAGGACGAACAGGAACGTGGGATCACCATCGACGCGGCAAACGTTTCGATGACCCACGAGTACGAGGGAACGAACCACCTCATTAACCTCATCGACACGCCGGGCCACGTCGACTTCGGTGGCGACGTGACCCGCGCGATGCGTGCCGTCGACGGTGCGCTGGTCGTCGTCGACGCCGTCGAGGGAGCGATGCCCCAGACCGAGACCGTCCTGCGTCAGGCGCTCCGCGAGGGCGTCAAGCCGACCCTGTTCATCAACAAGGTCGACCGCCTGATCTCCGAACTGCAGGAGGGTCCCGAGGAGATGCAGGAACGCCTGCTCTCGGTAATCCACGACGTCAACGAACTGATCCGCGGTATGACCGAGGAGATGGACGACATCGAGGACTGGACGGTCTCCGTCGAGGACGGAACCGTCGGTTTCGGATCCGCACTCTACAAGTGGGGCGTCTCGATGCCGTCGATGCAGCGGACCGGCATGGACTTCGGCGAGATCATGGACCTCGAGCGCAACGACGAGCGTCAGGAACTCCACGAGCGCACGCCCCTGTCGGACGTCGTCCTCGACATGGTCTGTGAGCACTTCCCGAACCCCGTCGACGCACAGCCTCGTCGTATCCCGCGCATCTGGCGCGGTGACGACGAGTCCGAACTCGCGGAGTCGATGCGTCTGGTCGACGAGGACGGCGAGGTCGTCCTGATGGTCACCGACATCGGGATGGACCCCCACGCGGGCGAAATCGCCAGCGGTCGTGTCTTCTCGGGTACGCTCGAGAAGGGCCAGGAGCTGTACGTCTCCGGCACCGCGGGTAAAAACCGCGTTCAGTCCGTCGGGATCTACATGGGTGGCGAGCGCGAGGAAGTCGAAAACGTCCCGGCAGGCAACATCGCTGCCGTCACCGGCCTTCGCGACGCCATCGCCGGCTCGACCGTCTCGAGTACGGAGATGACGCCGTTCGAGTCGATCGAGCACATCTCCGAGCCGGTCATCACCAAGTCCGTCGAGGCCAAGAGCATGGACGACCTGCCGAAGCTCATCGAGGCGCTCCGGCAGTTCTCCAAGGAGGACCCGACGATCCAGATCGAGATCAACGAGGACACCGGCGAGCACCTCATCTCCGGGCAGGGTGAGCTTCACCTCGAGGTCATCACCCAGCGGATGGAGAAGAACCAGGGGATTCCGGTCAACACCGGCGAACCGATCGTCGTCTACCGCGAGCAGCCCCAGCAAGCGAGCGACGAGATCGAAGGCATCTCACCGAACCGTCACAACCGCTTCTACGTCTCCATCGAGCCGATGTCGAACGAACTCGTCGAGACGATCCAGCTCGGCGAGGCCTCGATGGATATGCCCGAACAGGAGCGCCGTGAAGCCCTGCAGAACGCCGGCATGGAGAAAGACGACTCCCAGGAAGTCGAGCACATCCACGGGACGAACATCCTCATCGACGACACGAAGGGTATCCAGCACCTGAACGAGACGATGGAACTCGTGATCGAGGGATTCGAGGACGCCCTCAACAACGGTCCGCTCGCAAACGAGCCGGTTCAGGGGACGCTCATCCGGCTGCACGACGCCAGGCTCCACGAGGACACCATCCACCGCGGTCCGGCACAGGTCATCCCGGCAACTCGAAACGCGCTCCACAAGGCGCTGATCGACGGCCAGATCAAGATGCTCGAGCCGATGCAGGACGTCCGTATCGACGTTCCCAACGACCACATGGGCGCCGCCTCCGGCGAGATCCAGGGTCGTCGTGGCCGCGTCGACGACATGTACCAGGAAGGCGACCTCATGGTCGTCGAGGGTATCGCACCCGTCGGCGAGATGATCGGCTTCGCGAGCGACATCCGCTCCGCGACCGAGGGTCGTGCCTCCTGGAACACGGAGAACGCCGGCTTCGAGGTCATGTCCGATTCGCTCCAGCGCGAGAAGATCATGGAGATCCGCGAGCGCAAGGGCATGAAGCTCGAGCTGCCGCCGAGCATCGACTACATATAA
- the serS gene encoding serine--tRNA ligase, with product MIDRTYLRENPEEVRDGLENRGADVDLDDVIDIDERWRELKARGDELRHERNQITEQIGKLVAEGKQEEKDEAIDRSKELKSEIEEVEAEAAELGDELRERMLEIPQIPHESVPLGVDERHNVEDRRWGFDDLREIPADVVPHYDLGEEMDIIDEARGAKTTGSGFYFLKGDGARLEHALIQFMMDIHREQEYVDLFPPVPVKSEAMRGTGQFPKFTDDAFRLGGSNDEEYDDEDLWLCPTAEVPVTNMYAGDILLKDDLPLKHQAYTPNFRREAGEHGTETRGIVRVHQFNKVELVNFVEPEESYDRLEGLLDEAEEVLRRLDLPYRILELCTGDLGFTAAKTYDIEVWAPGDDMEGGPDEGGRWLEVSSASNFEDYQARRAGLRYRPERHESAEYLHTLNASGLAIPRVMVAILEYYQNDDGTVTIPEALQPYMGGQELVEGHEKVGESALGAGERE from the coding sequence ATGATCGACCGGACGTATCTGCGCGAGAACCCCGAGGAGGTGCGCGACGGCCTCGAGAACCGGGGTGCCGACGTGGATCTCGACGACGTGATCGATATCGACGAACGGTGGCGGGAGCTGAAGGCTCGCGGCGACGAACTGCGCCACGAGCGCAACCAGATCACCGAGCAGATCGGAAAGCTGGTCGCCGAGGGAAAACAGGAGGAGAAGGACGAGGCGATCGACCGCTCGAAGGAGCTCAAAAGCGAGATCGAGGAGGTCGAAGCCGAAGCCGCCGAACTCGGCGACGAGCTTCGAGAGCGGATGCTCGAGATCCCACAGATTCCCCACGAGAGCGTCCCGCTAGGGGTCGACGAACGCCACAACGTCGAGGATCGTCGCTGGGGATTCGACGACCTGCGCGAGATACCCGCCGACGTCGTCCCCCACTACGATCTCGGCGAGGAGATGGACATCATCGACGAGGCCCGCGGTGCGAAGACGACCGGGTCGGGCTTTTACTTCCTGAAGGGCGACGGCGCCCGTCTCGAGCACGCGCTGATCCAGTTCATGATGGATATCCACCGCGAACAGGAGTACGTCGACCTCTTCCCGCCGGTGCCCGTCAAGAGCGAGGCAATGCGCGGCACCGGGCAGTTCCCCAAGTTCACCGACGACGCCTTCCGTCTGGGCGGGAGCAACGACGAGGAGTACGACGACGAGGACCTCTGGCTCTGTCCCACCGCCGAGGTGCCCGTCACCAACATGTACGCCGGCGACATCCTCCTCAAGGACGACCTGCCGCTCAAACACCAGGCCTACACGCCGAACTTCCGCCGCGAGGCCGGCGAACACGGTACCGAAACGCGGGGGATCGTCCGCGTCCACCAGTTCAACAAGGTCGAACTCGTCAACTTCGTCGAACCGGAGGAGAGCTACGACCGTCTCGAGGGACTGCTCGACGAGGCAGAGGAAGTACTTCGGCGACTCGATCTCCCCTACCGCATTCTCGAGCTCTGTACCGGCGACCTCGGCTTCACCGCGGCGAAGACCTACGACATCGAGGTCTGGGCCCCCGGTGACGACATGGAGGGTGGACCCGACGAGGGCGGCCGATGGCTCGAGGTCTCGTCGGCCTCGAACTTCGAGGACTATCAGGCCCGTCGGGCCGGCCTGCGCTACCGGCCCGAACGCCACGAATCCGCCGAGTACCTCCACACGCTGAACGCCTCCGGGCTCGCGATTCCGCGGGTGATGGTGGCGATCCTCGAGTACTACCAGAACGACGACGGGACGGTGACGATTCCCGAGGCTCTCCAGCCGTACATGGGCGGTCAGGAGCTCGTCGAAGGTCACGAGAAGGTCGGCGAGAGCGCCCTCGGCGCCGGCGAGCGCGAGTAG
- a CDS encoding potassium channel family protein, with amino-acid sequence MDPLEDEPSPVSIEYEPVSVKDVLVEMKDTAELLIDLSYSAVLHRNEDLAKEVLRLEQQMDILEMRARMGLLMAARNPSDTEQLAPVLGIVAATGTISDAAGDIAKIVLEEMGLPEAMRAALPEAAEVLVRGVVDTNSPYADRTLQDIDLESETGVRVIALRRGDDWLLNPGPTTTVASDDVALLRGPDSSIGEVCETLTGSTYETPAVDTPDIDDLERAVDTIVHMKNLSELAIDLAYSSVLFDSKGLAEEVRNLEVEVDAMQSRFEAWTLRAAADASDPVVLRGLIRLGTSTEVISDAAVDLSEGVLRRLDVHPVVQMAVEESDEIITRVEVEPGSALDGTEITTGVPDTESTMSVIAIRRPEEGWLLVGDADARIHGGDVLISKGTRTAAEAFEELSQA; translated from the coding sequence ATGGACCCGCTCGAGGACGAGCCGTCACCGGTGTCGATCGAGTACGAGCCGGTCAGCGTCAAGGACGTGCTCGTCGAGATGAAAGACACCGCCGAGCTGTTGATCGATCTCTCCTACTCTGCAGTGTTGCACCGTAACGAGGATCTCGCGAAGGAGGTTCTTCGACTCGAACAGCAGATGGACATCCTCGAGATGCGCGCCCGGATGGGGCTGCTGATGGCAGCCCGGAATCCATCGGACACGGAACAGCTCGCACCGGTCCTCGGAATCGTCGCTGCGACGGGGACGATCAGCGACGCCGCCGGCGACATCGCGAAGATCGTCCTCGAGGAGATGGGGCTCCCGGAGGCGATGCGTGCGGCACTACCCGAGGCCGCCGAAGTGCTCGTCCGCGGCGTCGTCGATACGAACTCACCCTACGCCGATCGCACGCTCCAGGATATCGACCTCGAATCCGAGACGGGTGTCCGCGTGATCGCGCTCCGGCGCGGCGACGACTGGCTGCTCAACCCCGGTCCGACGACGACCGTCGCCTCCGACGACGTCGCGCTCCTCCGCGGCCCCGACTCTTCGATCGGTGAGGTTTGCGAAACGTTGACCGGATCGACGTACGAGACGCCTGCGGTCGATACGCCGGACATCGACGATTTAGAGCGAGCCGTGGACACGATCGTCCACATGAAGAACCTCTCGGAGCTGGCAATCGATCTGGCCTACAGTAGCGTCCTGTTCGACAGCAAGGGGCTCGCCGAGGAGGTCCGGAACCTGGAGGTCGAGGTCGACGCGATGCAGTCTCGCTTCGAGGCCTGGACGCTCCGGGCGGCCGCCGACGCGTCCGATCCCGTGGTGCTGCGCGGGCTCATCCGGCTGGGGACCAGCACGGAGGTCATCAGCGATGCCGCCGTCGACTTGAGCGAGGGCGTGCTCCGGCGCCTCGACGTTCACCCGGTCGTCCAGATGGCCGTCGAGGAGAGCGACGAGATCATCACCCGCGTCGAAGTCGAACCGGGAAGCGCCCTCGACGGCACCGAGATCACCACCGGCGTTCCCGACACCGAGTCGACGATGTCGGTGATCGCCATCCGTCGACCCGAGGAAGGATGGCTGCTGGTCGGCGACGCCGACGCCCGGATCCACGGTGGCGACGTACTCATATCGAAGGGGACCCGGACGGCCGCCGAAGCGTTCGAAGAGCTATCGCAGGCCTGA
- a CDS encoding magnesium transporter: MVAPQGSLGTWEVRSIVGNMFPLLVVLSIIVLWAGITLEEAEELLDQYRILAVMVPTMVGIGGNLGAILSSRLSTRLHLGTTEFDPRDQDLWANVGAIFALAVTIFTALAVGAYLLGGFVGSTLPLTTLLTISLISGLSVAVIAVVSSFAATYASYRLGIDPDDTTIPIVTNVVDVFGMVIFIGVSALVLGF, translated from the coding sequence ATGGTCGCCCCGCAGGGTTCGCTCGGCACGTGGGAGGTCCGGAGCATCGTCGGAAACATGTTCCCGCTGCTAGTGGTCCTCTCGATCATCGTCCTCTGGGCCGGCATCACCCTCGAGGAGGCGGAGGAGCTACTCGATCAGTACAGGATCCTCGCAGTGATGGTGCCGACGATGGTCGGCATAGGCGGGAACCTCGGCGCGATCCTGAGTTCGCGACTCTCGACCAGACTCCACCTCGGGACGACGGAGTTCGACCCACGCGATCAAGACCTGTGGGCCAACGTCGGTGCGATCTTCGCGCTCGCGGTAACGATCTTCACGGCGCTCGCGGTCGGCGCCTACCTGCTCGGCGGTTTCGTCGGGTCGACGCTGCCGTTGACGACGCTGCTGACGATCTCGCTGATCAGCGGTCTGTCCGTGGCCGTCATCGCGGTCGTCTCCAGCTTCGCGGCGACGTACGCCTCCTACCGGCTGGGTATCGACCCCGACGACACGACGATCCCGATCGTCACGAACGTCGTCGACGTCTTCGGGATGGTCATCTTCATCGGCGTCTCGGCGCTGGTGCTCGGCTTCTAA
- a CDS encoding magnesium transporter: protein MSVRDEFWSIYREALPVLLIALGGGLFAGLVLEEMVESVERFPGLLVMIPVFLATRGNVYGALGGRISSGLHQGLIEPRFERDERLVNAVVASFINGIGISIVIGVITWLALLILGWEVAALYELVGIMLIAGVLTSVVLISGLLALVFAGFTSGYDPDNLVGPIVTTLGDIFGMLFMLFAIGIVEGFT, encoded by the coding sequence ATGAGCGTACGGGACGAGTTCTGGTCGATCTACCGCGAGGCGCTCCCCGTTCTCCTCATTGCGCTCGGTGGCGGACTCTTTGCCGGGCTGGTACTCGAGGAGATGGTCGAGAGCGTCGAGCGGTTTCCCGGCCTGCTCGTGATGATCCCCGTCTTTCTGGCCACTCGAGGCAACGTCTACGGTGCGCTCGGCGGGCGCATCTCGAGCGGGCTCCACCAGGGGTTGATCGAGCCGCGATTCGAGCGGGACGAGCGACTCGTCAACGCGGTCGTAGCCTCGTTTATCAACGGGATCGGCATCTCGATCGTGATCGGCGTCATCACGTGGCTGGCGCTCCTGATACTGGGCTGGGAGGTCGCCGCACTCTACGAACTGGTCGGCATCATGCTCATCGCGGGCGTCCTGACGTCGGTCGTCCTCATCTCCGGGCTACTGGCGCTGGTCTTCGCCGGCTTCACGTCCGGTTACGACCCCGACAACCTTGTCGGTCCGATCGTCACCACCCTCGGTGACATCTTCGGGATGCTGTTCATGCTGTTCGCGATCGGGATCGTGGAGGGGTTCACCTGA